The stretch of DNA CGCAGCTCGTCCGGGTCGGAGGAGCGGCCAAACGCCTCGTCCTGGCTGATGAGGCGCCGCGCCAACAGCGCCGCCAGGGCCTGGTTGAAGGTCTGCATGCCGTACTTGGCCTGGCCCACCTGCATCGACGAGTAGACCTGGTGGATCTTGTCCTCGCGGATGAGGTTGCGGATGGCGGGGTTGGGCACCATGACCTCCAGCGCCAGCACGCGGCCCGGAGAGCCCGCCTTGGCGATGAGCGACTGGCTCATCACGCCTTCCAGCACGAACGACAGCTGGGCGCGCACCTGGGGCTGCTGGTACGGCGGGAACACGTCCAGGATGCGGTTGATGGTCTGCACCGCGCTGTTGGTGTGCAGCGTGGCGTAGCAGGTGTGGCCCGTCTCGGCGATCACCAGCGCCGCCTCGATCGTCTCCAGGTCGCGCAACTCGCCCACCAGCACCACGTCCGGATCCTGACGCAGGATGTACTTGAGCGCCGTCTTGAAGCTGCGCGTGTCCGCGCCCACCTCGCGCTGGTTCACCAGGCAGTTCTTGTGCGGGTGCAGGTACTCGATCGGATCCTCGATCGTCATGATGTGCTCATGACGCTCGGTGTTGATCTTGTCGATCATCGACGCGAGCGTCGTGGACTTGCCCGACCCCGTGGGACCCGTCACGAGGATGAGGCCGCGCGGGCGCTTGACGAGCTCGCCCACCACCGGGGGCAGACCCAGCTCCTGGAAGGTGAGGATCTTGAAGGGGATGGTGCGGAACGCCCCCGCCACCGCGCCACGCTGCATGTAGATGTTGGCGCGGAAGCGCGACAGGCCCTTCACGCCGAAGGACAGGTCCAGCTCGTTCTCCTCCTCGAACTTGTGCTTCTGGGCGTCGGTGAGGATGGAGTAGCAGAGCTGCTTGGTCTCCACCGGAGACAACTGGGCCGTCTTGAGCGGCACCAGCTCGCCATCCACGCGCAGTTGGGGCGGGGAGCCGGTGGTGATGTGGAGGTCGGAAGCGCCCTTCTCGACCATCGCCTTGAGCAGCTGATGCAGGTTCACGAAAACCGTCCTTCGGGGGTTTTGGGGAGGGGATGAGGCGAGGTCAGAAGTTGTCCGGGGCCGTGTTGGCCACCACCTCTTCCAGCGTGGTGACTCCGTCCATCATCTTGGCCAGGGCCGACATGCGCAACGAGCTCATGCCCAGGCGGATGGCCTCCGCCTTGAGCTCGGCGGCCGAGGCGCCGTTGATGACCAGCTCCTTGAGGCCATCCCAGAAGGGCATGACCTCGTAGATGGCGACGCGGCCGCGGTAGCCACGGTCGTTGCACTCGCGGCAGCCGACCTTCTCGTACATCGTGAAGGTGCCCAGCTTCTCCGGAGGCACGCCCGCGTGGAGCAGCGCCTGCTCGTCCACGTTCTCCGCGGGCTTCTTGCACGCGGGGCACAGGCGGCGCGCCAGACGCTGGGCGAGGATGAGGTTGAGCGAGGCCGTCACGAGGAAGGGCTCGATGCCCATGTTGAGCAGACGGCTCACCGTGCCCGGGGCGTCGTTGGTGTGCAGCGTGGAGAGCACCAGGTGGCCCGTGAGCGCCGCCTTCACCGCGATTTCGCCCGTCTCGAAGTCGCGGATCTCACCGATCATGATGATGTCGGGATCCTGGCGGAGGAACGAGCGCAGGGCCGCGGCGAAGTTCAGGCCGATGTCCTCGTGCATCTGCACCTGGTTGATGCCGGCGAAGTTGAACTCGACCGGGTCCTCGGCGGTGGCGATGTTGGTGTCCACCTGGTTGAGCGAGGAGAGCGCCGAGTAGAGCGTCGTCGTCTTGCCCGAGCCCGTGGGACCCGTGACGAGCACCATGCCGTAGGGGCGCTCGATGGCCTCCTTGAACCAGGCGAGCGGCTGCGCGTCGAAGCCGAGCTTCGTCATGTCGAGCTGCAGGTTGGACTTGTCGAGCAGACGGAGCACGACCTTCTCGCCGAAGAGCGTGGGGCACACGCTCACGCGGAAGTCCATCTCCTTGCCACCGCCGAGCTTGATCTTGATGCGGCCGTCCTGGGGCAGGCGGCGCTCGGAGATGTCCAGGTTCGCCATGATCTTCAGACGGCTGGTGATGGCGTTCTTGAGCTTCATCGGCGGGCGCATCACGTCATAGAGCGAGCCGTCGATGCGGAAGCGCACCCGGAAGTCCTTCTCGTAGGGCTCCACGTGGATGTCGGAGGCGCGCTTCTTGATGGAGTCCTGGAGGATGAGGTTCACCAGCTTGACGACGGGCGCGTCGTCGGCCGCGCGGGCCATCTCCTCGACGTTGCCCTCCTCCTCCTCCTTGGCCACCTCGATGTCCTCGGCGAGCTCGTCGACGAGGGCGTTCATGTCCGGGCCCTTCTCGGCGTAGTAGCGCTCGATGGCGTCGCGGATGGAGATTTCAGAGGCGACCACCGGCTCCACGTTGTAGCCGGTGAGGAACTTCAGGTCGTCCACGGCGTAGATGTTGGACGGATCGCACATGGCCACGATGAGCGAGGGGCCCGCGCGATTGACGGGAATCACCAGGTGCTTCTCGGCCACTTCCTTCGGCACGAGCTTGATGATCTCCGCGTCGATGTCGAAGTCCTTCAGGTTGATGGCCGGCACGCCGTACTGCTTGGAGAGGAAGTCGGTGAGTTTGGACTCCTCGATGGCTCCCGTCTTGATGAGCGCGGTGCCAATGCGCGTGCCGTTCTTCTGCTGCTCTTCCTGGGCCTTGCGCAGCTGCTGGACCGAGATCAGGTTCTCACGGACCAGCAGTTCACCAAGTCGACCGGACATTCAAAAAGCCTCGAGCGTGGGGATGACGATCATGGTGTCCGCCGTGGAAGCGGAGGAAACCAATCAAGATGCGCGGGGTTACGGGCGCATGAGCCCCAAGATTAAAGAGAGGGAGACGCGAGCCTGTCAAGGCGGCGCCCCTGGCTCCCTCTCCGACCAAGCCATTGAAACCG from Cystobacter ferrugineus encodes:
- a CDS encoding type IV pilus twitching motility protein PilT; translated protein: MNLHQLLKAMVEKGASDLHITTGSPPQLRVDGELVPLKTAQLSPVETKQLCYSILTDAQKHKFEEENELDLSFGVKGLSRFRANIYMQRGAVAGAFRTIPFKILTFQELGLPPVVGELVKRPRGLILVTGPTGSGKSTTLASMIDKINTERHEHIMTIEDPIEYLHPHKNCLVNQREVGADTRSFKTALKYILRQDPDVVLVGELRDLETIEAALVIAETGHTCYATLHTNSAVQTINRILDVFPPYQQPQVRAQLSFVLEGVMSQSLIAKAGSPGRVLALEVMVPNPAIRNLIREDKIHQVYSSMQVGQAKYGMQTFNQALAALLARRLISQDEAFGRSSDPDELRNILAGSTAGMPGQRPAGPAGR
- the pilB gene encoding type IV-A pilus assembly ATPase PilB; protein product: MSGRLGELLVRENLISVQQLRKAQEEQQKNGTRIGTALIKTGAIEESKLTDFLSKQYGVPAINLKDFDIDAEIIKLVPKEVAEKHLVIPVNRAGPSLIVAMCDPSNIYAVDDLKFLTGYNVEPVVASEISIRDAIERYYAEKGPDMNALVDELAEDIEVAKEEEEGNVEEMARAADDAPVVKLVNLILQDSIKKRASDIHVEPYEKDFRVRFRIDGSLYDVMRPPMKLKNAITSRLKIMANLDISERRLPQDGRIKIKLGGGKEMDFRVSVCPTLFGEKVVLRLLDKSNLQLDMTKLGFDAQPLAWFKEAIERPYGMVLVTGPTGSGKTTTLYSALSSLNQVDTNIATAEDPVEFNFAGINQVQMHEDIGLNFAAALRSFLRQDPDIIMIGEIRDFETGEIAVKAALTGHLVLSTLHTNDAPGTVSRLLNMGIEPFLVTASLNLILAQRLARRLCPACKKPAENVDEQALLHAGVPPEKLGTFTMYEKVGCRECNDRGYRGRVAIYEVMPFWDGLKELVINGASAAELKAEAIRLGMSSLRMSALAKMMDGVTTLEEVVANTAPDNF